The window TCCTTTAGCATGAACAAGTCCTCTTCTACTTCCAAAAGCAAATCAACTCCATATTCTGATGCTAATATGGAAGCAGTATCGTAATCGATTTCTTGATTTATTGTTGCCATTAAACCCAGGCTAATTAATTTTTTAATAAGTTCAGTACCTGAAACACCTAAGTTGTCAGCTAATTCCTGGACAGCAATTTTATCCTTAATTTTCAATTCTTTAGGTCTACTCTCTGATGATATTATGACCTTATCTCCCTTTGCTTTGCTTTTTTTATTTTTTTTATTTTTAGGCGGTTTTGTCTTAAGCTGGGGCGTAAACTTTTTATTAGCAGGCTTACCCTCAGTTACAACCTTTTTTACATTGGCTTTAGGCTTTGCAGTTTCATCTTTTTCTTTAACCTTTGTTTCTTCCTTAGGCTGATTTATATTAAAATACTTAAGAATTTGTTCAATGTCTGCGTTTTCAACCATACTCATATGAGATTTAACTTCAACACCTATTTTATCTAAAGCCCACATAATTTCTTTACTGGATAAATTATATTCTTTAGCAACTTCATAAACTCTCATTTTTGTCATATAACCTTCACCCCCAAAATTTTACTTTTAAACTATAATACCTCGCCTCCTATCAGTTCCTTAATTTTTTGCGATATGTTTTTGTCAGTTAACGCCAAAACTGTTCTAGGAGATTTACCGATAGCTATTCCTAGGTTTTCTTTATTGCCAAATAATAGGTAGTCAATATTGTTATTAATAGCTTTACTGAGAAATTTTTTCTTAACTGCCTGGGAAGCATCTTGAGCAATAATCAAAAGGGTATACTTATGAAAATTACCCTTGCTTAGTAAAGTGTTTTCTCCAGAAACAATTTTGCCAGCCCTTTGGGCAATTCCTAAATAATTATATACTTGATTTTCATTCATTAAAGCCATGTTTCCTTAAATTCTCTATAACTTCTGGAGTTATGGTACAATTCAATGCCTTTTCCAAGCCTTTAGTTTTAATGGCTTTTTCCAGGCACTCAACTTTACCACACAAGTAAGCTCCCCGGCCAGCTTTTTTCCCTGTAGGGTCCACAATAATCTCTTCAACAGGTGTTCTTACCACTCTAGTTAAATTTCTCTTTTCCATTCTTTCTCGGCAGCCAATACACATACGTTGGGGTATTCGCCTCTTTTTCATCCCAGCCCTCCCCTTAGCTATGAATTACTGTTAAACAAATCATCATCTAAATATTCCGCAACTATTTCCTCATCCTTTGGAGCTAGACCTTGACTTTTAATATCAATCTTCCAACTTGTTAATTTTGCTGCCAGGCGGGCATTTTGCCCTTCCTTTCCAATGGCCAATGAAAGCTGATAATCTGGGACTACAACCTTTGCCACCTTATCCATCTCATTTACCTCTACTTTAACAACCTTTGCCGGACTTAAGGAGTTAGCTACATATTTCATTGGATCGTTACTAAATCTTACAATATCTATCTTTTCACCATTGAGTTCATTTACAATAGCCTGAACCCTCATACCCTTGGGACCAACACATGCACCAACTGGATCTACATTTTCATCATTGGAGTGAACTGATATTTTTGATCTTGAACCAGCTTCTCTTGCAATTGACTTTATCTCCACAATACCATCGTGAATTTCAGGAACCTCAAGCTCAAATAGTCTTTTCAGAAGGCCCGGATGGGTTCTTGACAGCAATATCTGGGGTCCCTTTGGTGTGTTTTTCACCTCTAAAACATAGGCTTTAATTCTTTCATTTTGAACATAGTTTTCACTAGGTATTTGCTCAGATGGAGCAAGGATAGCCTCAGTCTTACCCAGGTCAATAAATATATTTCCTGTTTCAATCCTTTGAATTTTACCAGTTACTATATCATTTTCCTTGTTTAAATACTCTTCGTAGATTATTCCACGTTCAGCTTCCCTTATTCTTTGTACCACAACCTGTTTTGCTGTCTGGGCTGCAATCCTTCCAAAGTTTCTTGGAGTAACTTCAAATTCTACTATGTCACCTATCTGGTAAATTGGGTTTATTTTTTGAGCTGCCTTCAAAGAAAGTTGGGCATTTTCATCTGTTACTTCCTCAACTACTTCTTTGCGTGAAAATACTATAAATTCCCCCGATGTTCTGTCTATATGTACCCTTGCATTTTGGGATGAACCAAAGTTCTTTTTATAGGCTGATAATAACGCTTGTTCAATTGCTTCAAATAAAATATCTGATGAAACACCTTTTTCTTTTTCTATATCATGTATGGCTTCTATAAATTCAATATTCATTTCAACCCTCCTTTAAAAGTCTACTGTTAAATTTGCGGAGGCTATTTTGTCCAATGAAATCTTAATATCCGTTCCATTTACAGTAAGAGTAATAATGCCTTCCTTAAATTCTTTCAACTGTCCAATAAATGTTTTTTGACCATTTATATCTTCAAATGTTTTAACCATAATTTTACTACCCAAAAATCTTAAATAATCCTTTTCTTTCTTTAGCGGCCTTTCAATACCTGGTGAACTAACTTCTAATATATAGCTTGTTTTAATAGGATCACTTTCATCTAATAGCTGACCAACTTCTTTGCTGATTAACTCACAATCATCTAGAGTAATTCCCTCTGGCCTGTCAATGAATACTCGCAAATACCATTCCTTGCCTTCCTTTACATACTGGACATCCACCAAGTCAAAGTTATTTCCTTGGATTATAGGCGTGATTAAATTTTCAATTTTGTTTGAGACATTTTGTGACATAACCTACCCCCTTTAACTTTACCTTAATATTTTAACATATTATGTATAAACATATACTCAGTGCAACTTTAAATAAAATGAGAGTGGGCCAGGACCCACTCATTAGCTAAGCTTCTGTAATATTAATCATTCCATATAGCAGTATATCATATCCTAACACGCTAATCAAGCTAAAACAAGGTTAATTGGTTTTTTTCTGGTAATCCTTCTAAAATTCCATTTTCTTTTAATACTTGAACAACATTTTTAGTTAACTTTGCCTTGTTCTGCAGGTCTTCAACTGAAGTTATTTCTCCACTTTCCCTGGTTTCCACAATTTTTTTTGCAGCAATTTCTCCAAGTCCTTGCAAAGAAATAAAGGGACACAAAAGCTGACCATTTGCTATCTTAAATCTAAAGGAATCAGAATCCCATAAATTAATCATTTTTGGCTTGATCCCTCTTAAATACATCTCAAGGGCCACTTCTAGTATGTTGTATTGCCCTTTTTCCTTTGCTGTTGCATCGTTTCCCAGGGATTCAATCTCCTGCATTTTAGATATCACCTTATCCTCCCCTTGACATATTAATTCTGCATCAAAATCATCCCCTCGTACGGAGAAAAAGGCGGCATAAAAGGCTTCAGGATATTTCACCTTAAAGTATGCAATTCTAAATGCCATTGTTACATATGCCACAGCATGTGCCTTGGGAAACATATATTTTATTTTTTCACAAGAATCTATGTACCAATCTGGCACTTTATTTGCGAGCATCAGTTCCTTGTATTCCTGCTTTAATCCCTTTCCCTTGCGTACATCCTCCATTATTTTAAAAGCCTCAAGTGATGGCAGACCCTTTTCAATTAAATAAACCATAATATCATCTCTGCAAGCAATAGTTTCATTTAAAGTAGTAATCTTCTTTTTAATAAGTTCCTGAGCATTATTTAACCATACATCAGTTCCATGGGACAGACCACTAATTCGAACCAGCTCTGCAAAGGTGCTTGGCTTGGTTTCCTCAAGCATCCCTCTAACAAATTTGGTGCCAAACTCTGGTATACCTATGGTTCCAATTGAGGTGTTTAACAATTTTTCATCTCTAAGGTTTAATGGCCCTACTCCGGAAAATATACCCATGGTCTCCTTATCATTTAACGGTATTTTTTTTGCATCAACCCCTGTAAAGTCTTCCAACAGTTTAATCACAGTAGGATCATCATGACCCAATATGTCAAGCTTGACCAGGCAATCATGAATGGAATGATAATCAAAGTGTGTAGTTATTGTGTTGGTTTTAGTATCATCAGCTGGTCTCTGGATAGGCGTAAAAGCATGTATATCCTTATCATGGGGTACTATCATTAAACCTCCAGGATGCTGCCCAGTAGTTCTTTTAACACCGGTACAGTTTTTTATTAATCTATCCCGTTCTGCTGCTCTGCATTTTACACCATTTTCCTCAATATATTTTTTTACAAAACCAAAGGAAGTTTTTTCTGCAACTGTTGCAATGGTGCCTGCCCTAAATACTTTATCAGAACCGAAAAGCTCCTCAGTATATTTATGAGCATTGGGCTGATACTCCCCTGAAAAATTTAAATCAATGTCTGGAACCTTATCCCCCTTAAAACCCATAAACACTTCAAAGGGGATTTGATGTCCATCTGTTCTCAGGGTGTTATTGCATTTTGGGCAGGCTTTTTCTGACAAGTCTGCTCCACACCCTACTGAGCCATCTGTAATAAACTCATTATATTTACAGTAATCACAAATATAATGAGGAGCTAATGGATTTACTTCAGTAATGCCTGTTAATGTGGCTACAAGAGATGAACCTACTGAACCTCTTGAACCTACCAAAAAACCATCGTCATTAGATTTTTTTACAAGCTTATGAGAAATTAAATATAGTACTGAGTATCCATTTGAAATTATTGAATCCAATTCCTTATTTATGCGCTCAGTAACGATTCCTGGTAATGGATCGCCATATAATTCTTTTGCCCTCCTCCAGGTCATATCTCTGATCTCTTCTTCTGCTCCAGCAATCTTTGGCGGAAAAAACCCTGTAGGTATGGGGGACAATTCCTCTACCATATCAGATATAATATGAGGATTATCTATAACTACAGCCTCAGCATCCTGCTCTCCAAGGTAGGAAAACTCATCCAGCATTTCTTGAGTTGTTCTAAAATATAGAGGTGCTTGATTATCATCTTTATAGCCCTGTCCAGCCATAAGAATTCTTCTAAAAACTTCGTCATGTTTATCTAGAAAATGAACATCACCAGTAGCCACCACCGGCTTATTTAAGTTTTTACCTAATTGGAGAATAGTTTTATTCATATCTACTAGATCATTTTCAGACTTGATAGTACCATTTTCAATTAAAAACGCGTTATTTGCCCTGGGTTGAATCTCTAAAAAGTCATAAAAGGAAGCTATATCTATCAATTCTTCAACTTTTGTTCCTTTAATATAGGACTGAATTAACTCGCCTGCTTCACATGCTGTTCCTAAGAGCAGCCCCTCTCTATATTCTTGGAGAATACTTTGGGGAATCAATGGCCGTCGATAAAAGTATTCTAAATGGGATAATGAAACCAACCGATAAAGATTTTCCAGACCCTGCCTGTTTTTGGCCAGAACAATAATATGGTACCTTGAAGAGCTTTTAACATCTTGATTTTTTATCAAATATCCTTCTAGACCATAAATGATTTTTACCCCATGTTTTTTACCGGCTGCAAAGGCATTTGGAAAAGCCTGCACTACACCATGGTCTGTTATGGCTATAGCTTTATGGCCCCACATGGCTGCTCTTTCAATACATGCTTCTACATCAACCAGACCGTCCATTGAGCTGAATTTTGTATGTAAATGGAGTTCAATTCTTTTTTTGTTTGCGCAATCCATCCTTGTTTGTTTTGAAGATTTTTCAATATATTTTGCAATTATTATCTGTTCACCAGAATATCTGTCAAATTGTAAATCACCAATCACCTTCACGCTCATTCCACTCTTGATAGGAAAATTCAACTTTATGTCATCACGTTCAAATACCTTAACAGTGATGGAATCTGTTTTATCGGAAATATTAAAGGAAAACATGATATTACCATTTTTTAATTTAATTGATTCCATGGAAAAAACTTCACCTGAGATTGCTACCCGTTTTTGATGATCCGCTCCTAAACGTGCTATGGCAAGGTGACTGCAGTTTTTTGAAGGCTTTCCAAAAATAACGTTAGTACTGACTGCATTGTTATTTTTCTCAATAACCTTCTCTTGAGGCAGGTTTGTAATTTTTTTATTAGCATCATGTATTTTTTGGATGTACTTTTCTAGAAGATTGTCATCATGCTGTTCCCGCTTTTCTTCTATGATAATTTTCACATCTATATCAAAATAAAAATTGACTTTCATGCATTGACAAATTAATTCTTCATAACCACCCTTGGACAAAATATTAACTCCCATTTTACCAGGGAGTTGGATATATAGAACTGCATCCTTAAGTCTCAAGGTTGCATTCATGAGCCAGATTTTGATGTCTGGAAAAAACCAGCATAAGTTCTCCCTTATTAAATCTAAATCTTCCTTACCCATGGTTTTAAAATCATATTTAGATAGGTTATAATAGGGAACAATATTGACTTTCTTTAAGGCATGGCTGCAATCCATCAACGCACTTGCCAGGGCTTCAAGGTGTGCATACTCCAATAGGCGAGTAATTTCAACATGAATAGTCCAACAGCATTCCCTATTGCTGACCTCCACCGTACGAATCTTACACATCTTTAAAAGTTCTCCAATAATCTGCTTTTTATTAAGCTTGCTTATGTCCATATCAGATTGATGTAAAGTAGACATTGTATTCCTCCATAATCAATCCTTAGTTCCAGTTTTTATATTGGTTGAAACAAATTTAGCTATTTCCCAATACATTTTCATGCGAGCTAGAAAACCCTTGATTAACCCCAGTTTTTCCTCTTTCATGACATGGGTCAAGTCCTCTAATATTACTTCTTTGACAGGTAGATGATTGTCCCTTGCGTACTTTGT of the Desulfitibacter alkalitolerans DSM 16504 genome contains:
- the rimP gene encoding ribosome maturation factor RimP; amino-acid sequence: MSQNVSNKIENLITPIIQGNNFDLVDVQYVKEGKEWYLRVFIDRPEGITLDDCELISKEVGQLLDESDPIKTSYILEVSSPGIERPLKKEKDYLRFLGSKIMVKTFEDINGQKTFIGQLKEFKEGIITLTVNGTDIKISLDKIASANLTVDF
- a CDS encoding L7Ae/L30e/S12e/Gadd45 family ribosomal protein, giving the protein MNENQVYNYLGIAQRAGKIVSGENTLLSKGNFHKYTLLIIAQDASQAVKKKFLSKAINNNIDYLLFGNKENLGIAIGKSPRTVLALTDKNISQKIKELIGGEVL
- a CDS encoding PolC-type DNA polymerase III; this encodes MSTLHQSDMDISKLNKKQIIGELLKMCKIRTVEVSNRECCWTIHVEITRLLEYAHLEALASALMDCSHALKKVNIVPYYNLSKYDFKTMGKEDLDLIRENLCWFFPDIKIWLMNATLRLKDAVLYIQLPGKMGVNILSKGGYEELICQCMKVNFYFDIDVKIIIEEKREQHDDNLLEKYIQKIHDANKKITNLPQEKVIEKNNNAVSTNVIFGKPSKNCSHLAIARLGADHQKRVAISGEVFSMESIKLKNGNIMFSFNISDKTDSITVKVFERDDIKLNFPIKSGMSVKVIGDLQFDRYSGEQIIIAKYIEKSSKQTRMDCANKKRIELHLHTKFSSMDGLVDVEACIERAAMWGHKAIAITDHGVVQAFPNAFAAGKKHGVKIIYGLEGYLIKNQDVKSSSRYHIIVLAKNRQGLENLYRLVSLSHLEYFYRRPLIPQSILQEYREGLLLGTACEAGELIQSYIKGTKVEELIDIASFYDFLEIQPRANNAFLIENGTIKSENDLVDMNKTILQLGKNLNKPVVATGDVHFLDKHDEVFRRILMAGQGYKDDNQAPLYFRTTQEMLDEFSYLGEQDAEAVVIDNPHIISDMVEELSPIPTGFFPPKIAGAEEEIRDMTWRRAKELYGDPLPGIVTERINKELDSIISNGYSVLYLISHKLVKKSNDDGFLVGSRGSVGSSLVATLTGITEVNPLAPHYICDYCKYNEFITDGSVGCGADLSEKACPKCNNTLRTDGHQIPFEVFMGFKGDKVPDIDLNFSGEYQPNAHKYTEELFGSDKVFRAGTIATVAEKTSFGFVKKYIEENGVKCRAAERDRLIKNCTGVKRTTGQHPGGLMIVPHDKDIHAFTPIQRPADDTKTNTITTHFDYHSIHDCLVKLDILGHDDPTVIKLLEDFTGVDAKKIPLNDKETMGIFSGVGPLNLRDEKLLNTSIGTIGIPEFGTKFVRGMLEETKPSTFAELVRISGLSHGTDVWLNNAQELIKKKITTLNETIACRDDIMVYLIEKGLPSLEAFKIMEDVRKGKGLKQEYKELMLANKVPDWYIDSCEKIKYMFPKAHAVAYVTMAFRIAYFKVKYPEAFYAAFFSVRGDDFDAELICQGEDKVISKMQEIESLGNDATAKEKGQYNILEVALEMYLRGIKPKMINLWDSDSFRFKIANGQLLCPFISLQGLGEIAAKKIVETRESGEITSVEDLQNKAKLTKNVVQVLKENGILEGLPEKNQLTLF
- the rnpM gene encoding RNase P modulator RnpM, yielding MKKRRIPQRMCIGCRERMEKRNLTRVVRTPVEEIIVDPTGKKAGRGAYLCGKVECLEKAIKTKGLEKALNCTITPEVIENLRKHGFNE
- the nusA gene encoding transcription termination factor NusA, which produces MNIEFIEAIHDIEKEKGVSSDILFEAIEQALLSAYKKNFGSSQNARVHIDRTSGEFIVFSRKEVVEEVTDENAQLSLKAAQKINPIYQIGDIVEFEVTPRNFGRIAAQTAKQVVVQRIREAERGIIYEEYLNKENDIVTGKIQRIETGNIFIDLGKTEAILAPSEQIPSENYVQNERIKAYVLEVKNTPKGPQILLSRTHPGLLKRLFELEVPEIHDGIVEIKSIAREAGSRSKISVHSNDENVDPVGACVGPKGMRVQAIVNELNGEKIDIVRFSNDPMKYVANSLSPAKVVKVEVNEMDKVAKVVVPDYQLSLAIGKEGQNARLAAKLTSWKIDIKSQGLAPKDEEIVAEYLDDDLFNSNS